Proteins encoded together in one Mastacembelus armatus chromosome 15, fMasArm1.2, whole genome shotgun sequence window:
- the slc2a15a gene encoding solute carrier family 2 member 15a isoform X1 translates to MAEEILIPSSGKITSQLTWSLLAVAFLTSFGSSMLYGYNLAVVNSPAVYIKDFYNKTALGRNGTALSGETLTLMYSLTVSVFAIGGLLGSLIVGMLVTRFGRKGTVVKTTVLVFIAGSLMGFSRVCGSPEMVIFGRFITGIHSGISLSVVPMYLGEIAPKNLRGFLGLVPSIFIGTGVFSAQILGLHQLLGKEEHWPLFLSVVVVPTFIQLMLLPWFPESPRYLLIEKHNVHATITALKWYRAKCNIQAEIEEMQDEQRSLSSVETLSVWKLLQDDTVRWQVLSVVIINIGMQLSGIDAIWFYTNDIFENAGIPAPEIQYTTAGTGIIEIIAGLIGCFTIEKLGRRPLMIGGFAMMGLCSAGITLALILQAQLSFMRYVSVCCVVGIIGGFCIGPAGVPFLITAELFKQSHRPAAYIVGGSLNWLSNFTVGFVFPFLQMSAGSYCYLVFATICVSVAIYVYIMIPETKNKTFMEISQMFSKKEAVLETQSLTHVDQLKLKKMNGYGGVEHASLEFNSSSSVP, encoded by the exons CAGTTGACCTGGTCTCTGTTGGCAGTGGCATTCCTCACCTCCTTTGGGAGCTCCATGCTTTATGGCTACAATCTGGCTGTGGTCAACTCCCCTGCTGTG TACATTAAGGACTTCTACAACAAGACAGCACTGGGTCGTAATGGGACAGCACTGAGTGGGGAGACCCTGACCCTCATGTACTCACTCACTGTGTCTGTCTTCGCCATCGGAGGCCTGCTAGGCTCCCTCATTGTAGGCATGCTGGTCACTCGCTTTGGCAG aAAAGGCACAGTGGTAAAAACAACAGTGTTGGTGTTTATTGCTGGTTCACTCATGGGCTTCAGCAGAGTTTGTGGTTCACCTGAGATGGTCATCTTTGGCCGCTTCATTACAGGAATTCACTcag GCATCTCTTTAAGTGTTGTACCAATGTACCTCGGTGAGATAGCACCTAAGAACCTACGAGGCTTTCTGGGTCTTGTGCCGAGTATCTTTATTGGCACCGGAGTCTTTTCCGCTCAAATCCTTGGCCTACATCAGCTTCTGGGAAAG GAGGAGCACTGGCCCCTGTTTCTTTCTGTGGTGGTGGTACCCACTTTCATCCAATTGATGCTCTTGCCGTGGTTCCCAGAGAGCCCCAGGTATCTGCTGATTGAGAAACACAACGTCCATGCCACTATCACAG CTCTGAAGTGGTACAGAGCCAAGTGTAACATCCAAGCTGAGATTGAAGAAATGCAAGATGAGCAGCGATCCCTGTCATCTGTGGAGACCCTGTCAGTGTGGAAACTGTTGCAGGATGACACAGTTCGCTGGCAAGTGCTAAGCGTAGTGATCATCAACATCGGCATGCAGCTGTCTGGAATTGATGCT ATCTGGTTCTATACCAACGACATCTTTGAGAATGCAGGTATCCCAGCTCCGGAGATACAGTATACCACAGCAGGAACAGGAATTATAGAGATCATTGCTGGACTCATTGGG TGTTTCACCATAGAGAAGCTGGGCAGGAGGCCACTCATGATTGGGGGGTTTGCCATGATGGGCTTGTGCAGTGCAGGAATCACACTAGCCCTCATTTTACAG gcTCAGTTGTCCTTCATGCGCTACGTCAGTGTCTGCTGTGTGGTCGGCATCATCGGTGGTTTTTGTATCGGTCCAG CTGGGGTTCCATTTCTAATCACAGCAGAGCTATTTAAACAGTCGCACCGCCCAGCAGCCTATATTGTAGGAGGATCACTCAACTGGCTGTCCAACTTTACTGTGGGTTTTGTCTTCCCCTTCTTACAG ATGTCTGCAGGGTCTTACTGCTACTTGGTGTTTGCCACCATTTGTGTGTCGGTGGCAATCTATGTCTACATCATGATTCCAGAGACCAAAAACAAGACCTTCATGGAGATCAGCCAGATGTTCTCTAAGAAGGAGGCAGTTCTAGAGACCCAGAGCCTGACTCATGTTGACCAGCTGAAGCTGAAGAAGATGAATGGTTATGGTGGTGTGGAACATGCTTCACTAGAGTTTAACAGCTCTTCATCTGTACCTTAA
- the slc2a15a gene encoding solute carrier family 2 member 15a isoform X2, which yields MAEEILIPSSGKITSLTWSLLAVAFLTSFGSSMLYGYNLAVVNSPAVYIKDFYNKTALGRNGTALSGETLTLMYSLTVSVFAIGGLLGSLIVGMLVTRFGRKGTVVKTTVLVFIAGSLMGFSRVCGSPEMVIFGRFITGIHSGISLSVVPMYLGEIAPKNLRGFLGLVPSIFIGTGVFSAQILGLHQLLGKEEHWPLFLSVVVVPTFIQLMLLPWFPESPRYLLIEKHNVHATITALKWYRAKCNIQAEIEEMQDEQRSLSSVETLSVWKLLQDDTVRWQVLSVVIINIGMQLSGIDAIWFYTNDIFENAGIPAPEIQYTTAGTGIIEIIAGLIGCFTIEKLGRRPLMIGGFAMMGLCSAGITLALILQAQLSFMRYVSVCCVVGIIGGFCIGPAGVPFLITAELFKQSHRPAAYIVGGSLNWLSNFTVGFVFPFLQMSAGSYCYLVFATICVSVAIYVYIMIPETKNKTFMEISQMFSKKEAVLETQSLTHVDQLKLKKMNGYGGVEHASLEFNSSSSVP from the exons TTGACCTGGTCTCTGTTGGCAGTGGCATTCCTCACCTCCTTTGGGAGCTCCATGCTTTATGGCTACAATCTGGCTGTGGTCAACTCCCCTGCTGTG TACATTAAGGACTTCTACAACAAGACAGCACTGGGTCGTAATGGGACAGCACTGAGTGGGGAGACCCTGACCCTCATGTACTCACTCACTGTGTCTGTCTTCGCCATCGGAGGCCTGCTAGGCTCCCTCATTGTAGGCATGCTGGTCACTCGCTTTGGCAG aAAAGGCACAGTGGTAAAAACAACAGTGTTGGTGTTTATTGCTGGTTCACTCATGGGCTTCAGCAGAGTTTGTGGTTCACCTGAGATGGTCATCTTTGGCCGCTTCATTACAGGAATTCACTcag GCATCTCTTTAAGTGTTGTACCAATGTACCTCGGTGAGATAGCACCTAAGAACCTACGAGGCTTTCTGGGTCTTGTGCCGAGTATCTTTATTGGCACCGGAGTCTTTTCCGCTCAAATCCTTGGCCTACATCAGCTTCTGGGAAAG GAGGAGCACTGGCCCCTGTTTCTTTCTGTGGTGGTGGTACCCACTTTCATCCAATTGATGCTCTTGCCGTGGTTCCCAGAGAGCCCCAGGTATCTGCTGATTGAGAAACACAACGTCCATGCCACTATCACAG CTCTGAAGTGGTACAGAGCCAAGTGTAACATCCAAGCTGAGATTGAAGAAATGCAAGATGAGCAGCGATCCCTGTCATCTGTGGAGACCCTGTCAGTGTGGAAACTGTTGCAGGATGACACAGTTCGCTGGCAAGTGCTAAGCGTAGTGATCATCAACATCGGCATGCAGCTGTCTGGAATTGATGCT ATCTGGTTCTATACCAACGACATCTTTGAGAATGCAGGTATCCCAGCTCCGGAGATACAGTATACCACAGCAGGAACAGGAATTATAGAGATCATTGCTGGACTCATTGGG TGTTTCACCATAGAGAAGCTGGGCAGGAGGCCACTCATGATTGGGGGGTTTGCCATGATGGGCTTGTGCAGTGCAGGAATCACACTAGCCCTCATTTTACAG gcTCAGTTGTCCTTCATGCGCTACGTCAGTGTCTGCTGTGTGGTCGGCATCATCGGTGGTTTTTGTATCGGTCCAG CTGGGGTTCCATTTCTAATCACAGCAGAGCTATTTAAACAGTCGCACCGCCCAGCAGCCTATATTGTAGGAGGATCACTCAACTGGCTGTCCAACTTTACTGTGGGTTTTGTCTTCCCCTTCTTACAG ATGTCTGCAGGGTCTTACTGCTACTTGGTGTTTGCCACCATTTGTGTGTCGGTGGCAATCTATGTCTACATCATGATTCCAGAGACCAAAAACAAGACCTTCATGGAGATCAGCCAGATGTTCTCTAAGAAGGAGGCAGTTCTAGAGACCCAGAGCCTGACTCATGTTGACCAGCTGAAGCTGAAGAAGATGAATGGTTATGGTGGTGTGGAACATGCTTCACTAGAGTTTAACAGCTCTTCATCTGTACCTTAA
- the slc2a15a gene encoding solute carrier family 2 member 15a isoform X4 codes for MYSLTVSVFAIGGLLGSLIVGMLVTRFGRKGTVVKTTVLVFIAGSLMGFSRVCGSPEMVIFGRFITGIHSGISLSVVPMYLGEIAPKNLRGFLGLVPSIFIGTGVFSAQILGLHQLLGKEEHWPLFLSVVVVPTFIQLMLLPWFPESPRYLLIEKHNVHATITALKWYRAKCNIQAEIEEMQDEQRSLSSVETLSVWKLLQDDTVRWQVLSVVIINIGMQLSGIDAIWFYTNDIFENAGIPAPEIQYTTAGTGIIEIIAGLIGCFTIEKLGRRPLMIGGFAMMGLCSAGITLALILQAQLSFMRYVSVCCVVGIIGGFCIGPAGVPFLITAELFKQSHRPAAYIVGGSLNWLSNFTVGFVFPFLQMSAGSYCYLVFATICVSVAIYVYIMIPETKNKTFMEISQMFSKKEAVLETQSLTHVDQLKLKKMNGYGGVEHASLEFNSSSSVP; via the exons ATGTACTCACTCACTGTGTCTGTCTTCGCCATCGGAGGCCTGCTAGGCTCCCTCATTGTAGGCATGCTGGTCACTCGCTTTGGCAG aAAAGGCACAGTGGTAAAAACAACAGTGTTGGTGTTTATTGCTGGTTCACTCATGGGCTTCAGCAGAGTTTGTGGTTCACCTGAGATGGTCATCTTTGGCCGCTTCATTACAGGAATTCACTcag GCATCTCTTTAAGTGTTGTACCAATGTACCTCGGTGAGATAGCACCTAAGAACCTACGAGGCTTTCTGGGTCTTGTGCCGAGTATCTTTATTGGCACCGGAGTCTTTTCCGCTCAAATCCTTGGCCTACATCAGCTTCTGGGAAAG GAGGAGCACTGGCCCCTGTTTCTTTCTGTGGTGGTGGTACCCACTTTCATCCAATTGATGCTCTTGCCGTGGTTCCCAGAGAGCCCCAGGTATCTGCTGATTGAGAAACACAACGTCCATGCCACTATCACAG CTCTGAAGTGGTACAGAGCCAAGTGTAACATCCAAGCTGAGATTGAAGAAATGCAAGATGAGCAGCGATCCCTGTCATCTGTGGAGACCCTGTCAGTGTGGAAACTGTTGCAGGATGACACAGTTCGCTGGCAAGTGCTAAGCGTAGTGATCATCAACATCGGCATGCAGCTGTCTGGAATTGATGCT ATCTGGTTCTATACCAACGACATCTTTGAGAATGCAGGTATCCCAGCTCCGGAGATACAGTATACCACAGCAGGAACAGGAATTATAGAGATCATTGCTGGACTCATTGGG TGTTTCACCATAGAGAAGCTGGGCAGGAGGCCACTCATGATTGGGGGGTTTGCCATGATGGGCTTGTGCAGTGCAGGAATCACACTAGCCCTCATTTTACAG gcTCAGTTGTCCTTCATGCGCTACGTCAGTGTCTGCTGTGTGGTCGGCATCATCGGTGGTTTTTGTATCGGTCCAG CTGGGGTTCCATTTCTAATCACAGCAGAGCTATTTAAACAGTCGCACCGCCCAGCAGCCTATATTGTAGGAGGATCACTCAACTGGCTGTCCAACTTTACTGTGGGTTTTGTCTTCCCCTTCTTACAG ATGTCTGCAGGGTCTTACTGCTACTTGGTGTTTGCCACCATTTGTGTGTCGGTGGCAATCTATGTCTACATCATGATTCCAGAGACCAAAAACAAGACCTTCATGGAGATCAGCCAGATGTTCTCTAAGAAGGAGGCAGTTCTAGAGACCCAGAGCCTGACTCATGTTGACCAGCTGAAGCTGAAGAAGATGAATGGTTATGGTGGTGTGGAACATGCTTCACTAGAGTTTAACAGCTCTTCATCTGTACCTTAA
- the slc2a15a gene encoding solute carrier family 2 member 15a isoform X3: protein MEAEGYRTQLTWSLLAVAFLTSFGSSMLYGYNLAVVNSPAVYIKDFYNKTALGRNGTALSGETLTLMYSLTVSVFAIGGLLGSLIVGMLVTRFGRKGTVVKTTVLVFIAGSLMGFSRVCGSPEMVIFGRFITGIHSGISLSVVPMYLGEIAPKNLRGFLGLVPSIFIGTGVFSAQILGLHQLLGKEEHWPLFLSVVVVPTFIQLMLLPWFPESPRYLLIEKHNVHATITALKWYRAKCNIQAEIEEMQDEQRSLSSVETLSVWKLLQDDTVRWQVLSVVIINIGMQLSGIDAIWFYTNDIFENAGIPAPEIQYTTAGTGIIEIIAGLIGCFTIEKLGRRPLMIGGFAMMGLCSAGITLALILQAQLSFMRYVSVCCVVGIIGGFCIGPAGVPFLITAELFKQSHRPAAYIVGGSLNWLSNFTVGFVFPFLQMSAGSYCYLVFATICVSVAIYVYIMIPETKNKTFMEISQMFSKKEAVLETQSLTHVDQLKLKKMNGYGGVEHASLEFNSSSSVP, encoded by the exons ATGGAAGCTGAAGGTTACAGAACG CAGTTGACCTGGTCTCTGTTGGCAGTGGCATTCCTCACCTCCTTTGGGAGCTCCATGCTTTATGGCTACAATCTGGCTGTGGTCAACTCCCCTGCTGTG TACATTAAGGACTTCTACAACAAGACAGCACTGGGTCGTAATGGGACAGCACTGAGTGGGGAGACCCTGACCCTCATGTACTCACTCACTGTGTCTGTCTTCGCCATCGGAGGCCTGCTAGGCTCCCTCATTGTAGGCATGCTGGTCACTCGCTTTGGCAG aAAAGGCACAGTGGTAAAAACAACAGTGTTGGTGTTTATTGCTGGTTCACTCATGGGCTTCAGCAGAGTTTGTGGTTCACCTGAGATGGTCATCTTTGGCCGCTTCATTACAGGAATTCACTcag GCATCTCTTTAAGTGTTGTACCAATGTACCTCGGTGAGATAGCACCTAAGAACCTACGAGGCTTTCTGGGTCTTGTGCCGAGTATCTTTATTGGCACCGGAGTCTTTTCCGCTCAAATCCTTGGCCTACATCAGCTTCTGGGAAAG GAGGAGCACTGGCCCCTGTTTCTTTCTGTGGTGGTGGTACCCACTTTCATCCAATTGATGCTCTTGCCGTGGTTCCCAGAGAGCCCCAGGTATCTGCTGATTGAGAAACACAACGTCCATGCCACTATCACAG CTCTGAAGTGGTACAGAGCCAAGTGTAACATCCAAGCTGAGATTGAAGAAATGCAAGATGAGCAGCGATCCCTGTCATCTGTGGAGACCCTGTCAGTGTGGAAACTGTTGCAGGATGACACAGTTCGCTGGCAAGTGCTAAGCGTAGTGATCATCAACATCGGCATGCAGCTGTCTGGAATTGATGCT ATCTGGTTCTATACCAACGACATCTTTGAGAATGCAGGTATCCCAGCTCCGGAGATACAGTATACCACAGCAGGAACAGGAATTATAGAGATCATTGCTGGACTCATTGGG TGTTTCACCATAGAGAAGCTGGGCAGGAGGCCACTCATGATTGGGGGGTTTGCCATGATGGGCTTGTGCAGTGCAGGAATCACACTAGCCCTCATTTTACAG gcTCAGTTGTCCTTCATGCGCTACGTCAGTGTCTGCTGTGTGGTCGGCATCATCGGTGGTTTTTGTATCGGTCCAG CTGGGGTTCCATTTCTAATCACAGCAGAGCTATTTAAACAGTCGCACCGCCCAGCAGCCTATATTGTAGGAGGATCACTCAACTGGCTGTCCAACTTTACTGTGGGTTTTGTCTTCCCCTTCTTACAG ATGTCTGCAGGGTCTTACTGCTACTTGGTGTTTGCCACCATTTGTGTGTCGGTGGCAATCTATGTCTACATCATGATTCCAGAGACCAAAAACAAGACCTTCATGGAGATCAGCCAGATGTTCTCTAAGAAGGAGGCAGTTCTAGAGACCCAGAGCCTGACTCATGTTGACCAGCTGAAGCTGAAGAAGATGAATGGTTATGGTGGTGTGGAACATGCTTCACTAGAGTTTAACAGCTCTTCATCTGTACCTTAA